In Chryseobacterium oranimense, a single window of DNA contains:
- a CDS encoding MFS transporter: MSVSLKRFYIIAWLFGLVFYFLDYVVRSAPAVMIPELVSNFSTTELKLVSLIGTYYYTYSTCSLIAGIALDKFGGKRSLFAGALILGIGCLLFLASAYSGGVAGRLLQGAGCAFAFPGCVYLASKGFSSKSLATAVGFTQCIGMLGGTAGQFVVGPWVEEGVNIDTFWLWSGIITVITAFCLFLVIPGEKQSEVQSEEAVKKVGYLEPYKIVFKNPQSWLCGLISGLLFAPTTIFAMTWGVAFFEKDKGFMFHDAAITSAMVAFGWVFGCPLLGFITDKIGRRKPVLIGGAVLMILSFLQLIYLPELYSAKVSMFIFGLGSGAAMIPYSIIKEANPDYVKGSATGAINFITFGVTTLVSPLFSRWFGKNLEVSSGELHFQHSILFWIVGIVLAVMISLMLRETGSKAQLQPSNT; this comes from the coding sequence ATGAGTGTTTCCTTAAAAAGGTTTTATATAATCGCGTGGTTATTCGGGCTCGTATTTTATTTTCTTGATTACGTGGTCCGCTCTGCACCGGCCGTAATGATTCCGGAGCTCGTCAGCAATTTCAGTACTACCGAACTGAAGCTTGTCAGCCTCATCGGGACCTATTATTATACCTATTCTACCTGTAGCCTTATTGCCGGAATTGCTCTGGATAAGTTTGGCGGTAAAAGATCACTTTTTGCAGGTGCTTTAATTCTGGGAATTGGCTGCCTGTTATTTCTGGCATCCGCTTATTCAGGAGGTGTGGCGGGAAGATTGCTGCAGGGAGCGGGATGTGCTTTTGCATTTCCCGGATGTGTCTATCTTGCGAGTAAAGGGTTTTCCTCAAAATCTCTCGCTACAGCCGTTGGATTTACACAATGTATCGGAATGCTGGGCGGAACGGCAGGTCAGTTTGTAGTTGGACCGTGGGTGGAAGAAGGTGTTAATATAGATACTTTCTGGCTTTGGTCGGGTATTATTACCGTTATTACAGCATTTTGCCTGTTCCTGGTTATTCCCGGGGAAAAACAGTCGGAAGTACAGTCTGAAGAAGCCGTTAAAAAAGTCGGCTATTTAGAACCCTATAAAATTGTTTTTAAAAATCCTCAATCCTGGTTGTGTGGTCTTATTTCCGGTCTGCTGTTCGCGCCAACTACTATATTTGCAATGACATGGGGAGTGGCTTTCTTTGAAAAAGATAAAGGATTTATGTTTCATGACGCTGCTATTACAAGTGCAATGGTGGCTTTCGGCTGGGTTTTCGGATGTCCGCTTTTAGGCTTTATTACAGATAAAATAGGAAGAAGAAAACCAGTTTTAATAGGCGGAGCAGTCCTGATGATTCTAAGTTTTCTACAGCTTATCTATCTGCCGGAACTGTATTCTGCCAAGGTCAGTATGTTTATTTTCGGGCTTGGGTCCGGAGCTGCGATGATACCTTATTCTATCATTAAAGAAGCCAATCCTGACTATGTAAAGGGAAGTGCAACCGGCGCTATTAATTTTATCACCTTTGGAGTGACTACATTGGTAAGCCCGCTATTCAGCAGATGGTTCGGTAAAAACCTGGAAGTTTCCTCAGGAGAGTTGCATTTTCAGCATTCTATACTATTTTGGATAGTGGGGATTGTGCTGGCGGTTATGATCTCTTTGATGTTAAGAGAAACAGGGAGTAAAGCACAGCTTCAGCCTTCAAATACATAA
- a CDS encoding energy transducer TonB yields MKVFTLFIALFIANFTFAQDVEERDDNQITETNKNLLKIDIKEPLLQVAVKNCNNFKAAAFEGGVAVYKQTLQKFMYDYLNSDFYVLNGDFTFTLTVDETGKVTNIEGSPKVANSTYFFDDMKYVVRRIKKNWIPASCDGKPVTSQIKLKMNFSSIATDL; encoded by the coding sequence ATGAAAGTTTTTACTTTATTTATAGCACTTTTTATAGCAAATTTTACATTCGCCCAGGATGTTGAAGAAAGAGATGATAATCAGATTACAGAAACCAATAAAAATCTCTTAAAAATAGATATCAAAGAACCTCTTTTGCAGGTTGCAGTAAAAAATTGCAATAATTTTAAGGCGGCCGCTTTTGAAGGCGGTGTAGCAGTTTATAAACAAACCCTTCAGAAATTCATGTATGATTATCTAAACTCTGACTTCTATGTCCTGAACGGTGATTTTACATTCACCCTTACCGTTGATGAGACCGGAAAAGTGACTAATATCGAAGGAAGCCCGAAAGTAGCCAACAGCACTTACTTTTTTGATGACATGAAATATGTAGTAAGACGCATCAAAAAAAACTGGATTCCAGCTTCATGTGACGGAAAACCGGTTACTTCACAGATCAAACTGAAAATGAATTTCTCCTCTATAGCAACAGACTTATAA
- a CDS encoding energy transducer TonB has product MKKHFLLLPLLLMGFKGFSQQTTAQYQYQKDDDFQKAEFPGGEDAFRKEFLNMVYAYVDMALYAIKGEVTFIFNIDPKGKIDKVDILPRFKNSEAFIDDMKYAAKKVKGKWKAATKNGVPVDYKMVMKIRFDNNTYDHD; this is encoded by the coding sequence ATGAAAAAACATTTTCTACTATTGCCTTTACTGCTTATGGGTTTTAAAGGGTTTTCGCAACAAACAACTGCTCAGTATCAATATCAGAAGGATGATGATTTTCAAAAAGCTGAATTTCCGGGAGGGGAAGATGCTTTTAGAAAAGAATTTCTGAATATGGTGTACGCTTATGTCGATATGGCTTTATATGCTATTAAAGGAGAGGTTACTTTTATATTCAATATTGATCCTAAAGGTAAAATTGATAAAGTGGATATCCTTCCCAGGTTTAAAAACAGTGAAGCATTTATTGATGATATGAAATATGCTGCTAAAAAAGTAAAAGGAAAATGGAAGGCAGCTACTAAAAATGGTGTGCCCGTCGATTACAAAATGGTAATGAAAATAAGGTTTGATAATAATACTTATGATCATGATTAG
- a CDS encoding energy transducer TonB — protein sequence MIRVLLFFLLIFSSQVSYAQMNVLEVYPKNQYFYEGGVVNFYKEAHEYLINNKLKECNEKEIYQPRIIVTKDNSIKLIKDNDTVSIAKNKCAYDLSMEVLKNLKQWKAAEVKGSRIGAITEFVFYPKDLMSNYREGYDANVFILPAQYSEGYKQFNKDFHDNFMALFDNYHINGDLSLEFYINEEGYIINPRIYPAVDNRNFNVSFMRTLSRLKKVWKPALYSNIPIKQKIILPMKFSVNFGER from the coding sequence ATGATTAGAGTACTGCTTTTTTTCTTGTTAATATTTTCTTCTCAGGTATCATATGCCCAAATGAATGTTTTGGAGGTTTATCCTAAAAATCAGTACTTTTATGAAGGAGGAGTAGTTAATTTTTATAAGGAAGCCCATGAATATCTTATAAATAATAAGCTTAAAGAATGCAATGAAAAAGAAATTTACCAGCCAAGAATTATTGTAACAAAGGATAATAGCATAAAACTGATAAAGGATAATGATACGGTAAGTATTGCAAAGAACAAATGCGCTTATGATTTATCAATGGAAGTGCTTAAGAATCTTAAACAATGGAAGGCAGCTGAAGTAAAGGGAAGCAGGATTGGTGCTATCACAGAGTTTGTATTTTACCCTAAAGATCTGATGAGTAATTATAGAGAAGGGTACGATGCAAATGTTTTTATTCTTCCTGCACAATACTCTGAGGGGTACAAACAATTTAATAAAGATTTTCATGATAATTTTATGGCGCTATTTGATAATTATCATATAAACGGGGATCTTAGTTTAGAATTTTATATAAATGAAGAAGGGTATATCATCAATCCAAGAATCTATCCTGCGGTTGACAATCGGAATTTTAATGTAAGTTTTATGAGGACACTTTCCAGGCTTAAAAAAGTATGGAAACCAGCTCTTTATTCTAATATTCCAATTAAACAGAAGATTATATTGCCTATGAAATTTTCTGTTAATTTTGGAGAAAGATAG
- the miaB gene encoding tRNA (N6-isopentenyl adenosine(37)-C2)-methylthiotransferase MiaB, with amino-acid sequence MQEKYIDETKQGEAFAIAERPENSKKLFLESYGCQMNFSDSEIVASILNEQGYNTTLKVEEADLILLNTCSIREKAEQTVRMRLSQFKNLKKEKPNMTVGVLGCMAERLKTKFLEEEQLVDLVVGPDAYRDLPNLLKETEDGRDAINVILSKEETYADINPVRLGGNGVTAYVTITRGCDNMCTFCVVPFTRGRERSRDPHSIIQECIDLLNNGYKEITLLGQNVDSYLWYGGGPKKDFDKASEMQKATAVNFAQLLDLVAKAVPEMRIRFSTSNPQDMSLDVFRMIAKHDNICKYVHLPVQSGSNNMLLAMNRQHTREEYLDLIKKAKEIVPDVAFSQDMIIGFCNETEEDHQDTLSLMKEVEYDYGYMFAYSERPGTPAHKKMEDNIPADVKQRRLAEVIALQGELSRKRMQSYVGRIHQVLIEGTSKKNKNQWKGRNSQNAVCVFDMLEGQKIGDIVDVFVYDNTQGTLLGRTAE; translated from the coding sequence GTGCAGGAAAAATATATAGACGAAACAAAACAGGGAGAAGCTTTTGCCATCGCTGAAAGGCCTGAGAATTCTAAAAAGCTCTTTTTAGAAAGCTACGGCTGTCAGATGAACTTTTCTGATTCTGAAATTGTTGCATCTATCCTTAATGAACAGGGATATAATACCACCCTGAAAGTAGAAGAAGCAGACCTTATCCTTTTAAACACATGTTCCATCCGTGAAAAGGCGGAACAGACCGTAAGAATGCGTCTTTCCCAGTTTAAAAACCTGAAAAAGGAAAAACCTAACATGACGGTTGGTGTTTTGGGATGCATGGCAGAAAGGCTAAAAACCAAATTCCTGGAAGAAGAACAATTGGTAGATCTTGTAGTAGGTCCTGATGCTTACAGAGACCTTCCTAATCTTCTGAAGGAAACTGAAGACGGAAGAGATGCAATCAACGTTATCCTTTCAAAAGAAGAAACGTATGCAGATATCAACCCGGTGCGTTTAGGCGGAAACGGGGTGACGGCTTATGTAACCATTACCAGAGGCTGCGACAATATGTGTACCTTCTGTGTAGTTCCTTTTACCAGAGGAAGAGAAAGAAGCCGCGATCCGCACTCCATTATTCAGGAATGTATAGATCTTTTAAATAACGGATATAAAGAAATAACCCTTTTAGGACAGAATGTAGACTCTTACTTATGGTATGGCGGAGGTCCTAAAAAAGACTTCGATAAAGCTTCCGAAATGCAGAAAGCAACGGCCGTTAATTTTGCCCAATTGCTTGATTTAGTAGCTAAAGCCGTTCCTGAAATGAGGATCAGATTTTCCACATCAAACCCTCAGGATATGAGTCTGGATGTATTCAGAATGATTGCGAAGCATGACAATATCTGTAAATATGTTCACCTTCCTGTACAAAGCGGCAGCAACAATATGCTTCTGGCAATGAACAGGCAGCATACCCGCGAAGAATACCTGGATTTAATTAAAAAAGCAAAGGAAATCGTTCCCGATGTTGCTTTTTCACAGGATATGATCATCGGTTTCTGCAATGAAACGGAGGAAGATCATCAGGATACATTAAGTCTTATGAAAGAGGTGGAATACGACTACGGTTATATGTTTGCCTATTCAGAAAGACCCGGTACGCCGGCCCACAAAAAAATGGAGGATAATATTCCTGCTGATGTAAAGCAAAGACGTTTGGCTGAGGTAATTGCGCTTCAGGGAGAGCTTTCCAGAAAAAGAATGCAGTCTTACGTAGGAAGAATCCACCAGGTTTTAATTGAAGGGACCTCGAAAAAGAATAAAAACCAGTGGAAAGGAAGAAATTCCCAAAACGCTGTCTGTGTCTTTGATATGCTTGAAGGGCAGAAAATTGGTGACATTGTGGATGTTTTTGTCTATGATAATACCCAGGGCACACTTTTAGGGAGAACAGCTGAATAA
- a CDS encoding tetratricopeptide repeat protein — protein MEKFQRYYLSFLLLIVYTNTIAQVNCNAVEGENCKKACEQYNWASDRQGGSRESQGAFDKAISLCPDLSSSYMEKAVPYLKNGAFLTWKILIDKAVAVDPKMYLGYRGWSKFQFFGDYKGAIHDLGVLKKYNPDNLGRSLNENYHLDVVRAVSYSALGQKEKAVGIIENLLASKGYFKGMYDHYQLGVTYFELGRYDKALDNFEKQSKEKNFVENIYFKSKVSKIRNKDYLDLKKLALITYDEGKTMKDVYIHQFNKIYRKQIEEL, from the coding sequence ATGGAAAAGTTTCAGAGGTATTACCTTAGCTTTTTATTGCTTATCGTTTACACCAATACTATTGCGCAGGTCAACTGTAATGCAGTAGAGGGCGAGAACTGCAAAAAAGCTTGTGAGCAGTACAACTGGGCTTCGGACAGACAGGGCGGCAGCAGGGAGTCCCAGGGAGCTTTTGACAAAGCTATTAGTCTTTGTCCCGATCTCTCCAGTTCCTATATGGAGAAAGCCGTTCCCTATCTTAAAAATGGAGCTTTCCTGACCTGGAAAATACTTATAGATAAAGCTGTTGCCGTAGATCCTAAAATGTATTTAGGCTACAGAGGCTGGTCCAAATTTCAGTTTTTTGGGGATTATAAAGGAGCTATCCACGATTTAGGAGTATTAAAAAAATATAATCCTGATAACCTTGGAAGATCTTTAAACGAAAACTATCATTTGGATGTGGTGAGAGCCGTGTCCTACAGCGCATTAGGGCAGAAAGAGAAAGCCGTCGGCATCATTGAAAACCTTTTGGCATCTAAAGGTTATTTTAAAGGGATGTATGACCATTACCAGCTGGGAGTCACCTATTTTGAGCTGGGCAGATACGACAAAGCCTTAGACAATTTCGAAAAGCAGAGCAAAGAGAAAAACTTTGTCGAGAATATATATTTTAAAAGTAAAGTTTCTAAAATCAGAAACAAAGATTATTTAGATTTAAAAAAGTTAGCATTAATAACTTATGATGAAGGAAAGACCATGAAAGATGTCTATATCCATCAATTCAACAAAATCTACAGAAAACAGATCGAGGAGCTGTAG
- a CDS encoding sigma-54 interaction domain-containing protein — protein sequence MNNDLQNIKNRFGIIGNFPALNRALEKAIQVAPTDISVLVIGESGVGKEFIPKIIHSESKRKHQPYIVVNCGAIPEGTIDSELFGHEKGAFTGATATRKGYFEVADGGTIFLDEVGELPLQTQVRLLRVLESGEFMKVGSSQVQKTNVRIVAATNVNMMKAIHDGRFREDLFYRLNTVQIDMPPLRERKGDIHLLFRKFSIDFAEKYRMPELELDPSAVHYIENYSFPGNIRQLRNLVEQMTVVERNRQVTVEKLAEYIPMETHLPMVVNNQSAQKQNDFGSEREIMYKILFDMRSDINDLKSLTSELIKNRGTSDLSNQEKNLINRIYSAEQTQPVSQNSLLYFEDKSPVVQSAPTIISNADDSYEDIEDIEIEENRPESLSLQNNEKDLIIKALEKHKGRRNRAADELGISQRTLYRKIKQYNLED from the coding sequence ATGAACAACGACTTACAAAACATAAAAAACCGCTTTGGAATTATCGGGAACTTCCCGGCACTCAACAGGGCTTTAGAAAAAGCAATCCAGGTGGCACCAACGGATATTTCCGTTCTGGTCATTGGAGAAAGTGGGGTCGGAAAAGAATTTATTCCAAAGATCATCCATTCCGAATCAAAAAGAAAGCATCAGCCTTATATCGTGGTCAATTGTGGTGCGATTCCCGAGGGAACCATTGATTCTGAGCTCTTCGGACACGAAAAAGGAGCATTTACCGGAGCTACAGCAACCAGAAAAGGATACTTCGAGGTGGCAGACGGCGGAACGATATTCCTTGATGAGGTTGGAGAGCTTCCCCTGCAGACCCAGGTCCGTCTTCTGAGAGTTCTGGAAAGTGGGGAATTCATGAAAGTAGGTTCCTCTCAGGTTCAGAAAACTAATGTGAGAATTGTGGCAGCTACCAATGTCAATATGATGAAAGCTATTCACGACGGCAGATTCCGTGAGGATTTGTTCTACCGTCTGAATACCGTTCAGATTGATATGCCTCCTTTGAGAGAAAGAAAAGGAGATATCCATTTGCTGTTCAGAAAATTCTCAATAGATTTTGCTGAAAAATACAGAATGCCGGAACTGGAGCTGGATCCAAGTGCCGTTCACTATATTGAAAACTATAGCTTTCCCGGAAATATCCGCCAGCTGAGAAATCTGGTAGAGCAGATGACCGTAGTAGAAAGAAACAGGCAGGTTACCGTTGAGAAGCTTGCCGAATACATTCCTATGGAAACCCATCTGCCCATGGTGGTGAATAACCAGAGTGCCCAGAAGCAGAATGATTTTGGAAGCGAAAGAGAAATTATGTATAAAATTCTCTTTGATATGAGAAGTGATATTAATGATTTAAAATCTTTAACTTCAGAGCTCATTAAAAACAGAGGAACTTCAGATTTAAGCAATCAGGAAAAAAATCTGATCAACAGGATTTATTCTGCTGAACAGACACAGCCTGTCAGCCAGAATTCATTACTGTATTTTGAAGATAAATCGCCGGTGGTACAATCTGCTCCAACTATTATTTCAAATGCAGATGACAGTTACGAAGATATTGAAGATATAGAAATAGAAGAAAATCGCCCGGAATCCTTATCACTTCAAAACAATGAAAAAGATTTGATAATCAAAGCGTTGGAAAAGCATAAAGGACGCAGGAACAGAGCGGCAGACGAGCTTGGGATTTCACAGAGAACCCTTTACAGAAAGATAAAACAATATAACTTAGAGGATTAA
- the lptE gene encoding LPS assembly lipoprotein LptE has protein sequence MSKLKIIFGFVILSLFHQCYSFTGSSLTDEKTVQINEFPNNAALVNPTLSQQFSTDIQNRFLQRTTLKGTKSNPDILIEGEISDYNFSSATISSNTLTNPSGGVVQQAQGKLTISVKVHYENKIHPDSSFDRTYTDEAVYNNDLSQSQIETTQVKLVTDRIINKIFNDIVANW, from the coding sequence ATGAGTAAATTAAAAATAATATTTGGATTTGTAATCCTTTCACTTTTTCATCAGTGCTACTCCTTTACCGGATCATCATTGACGGATGAAAAAACTGTCCAGATCAATGAATTTCCGAATAATGCAGCACTTGTAAATCCTACACTTTCCCAGCAGTTTTCTACTGATATCCAGAACAGATTCCTGCAGAGAACCACATTAAAGGGGACAAAATCAAATCCTGATATTCTGATAGAAGGTGAAATTTCCGATTATAATTTCTCATCTGCCACCATCAGCTCCAATACACTGACAAATCCTTCAGGAGGGGTGGTACAGCAGGCACAGGGCAAGCTGACTATCAGTGTAAAAGTACACTATGAGAACAAAATACATCCGGATTCAAGCTTTGACAGAACTTATACGGATGAAGCGGTTTACAACAACGACCTGAGCCAGAGCCAGATAGAAACCACCCAGGTAAAGCTTGTGACAGACAGAATTATTAATAAGATATTTAACGATATTGTAGCCAATTGGTAA
- a CDS encoding DUF4126 domain-containing protein, translating into MLDHVPYFSYILSAFIGIGLAAATGFRVFLPMFAVSLASYFHWIPMSENFEWLSGLPALITTGIATIAEILAYYIPFVDHLLDTISVPLATVAGSVLFASQFADLGTFPQWALALIAGGGTAATISSGFAGLRAASTATTGGLGNSVVGTTETAGAGVMSILAMAAPVIAAVFAIILIILVVIFGRKAWRKLRGSKNIANDI; encoded by the coding sequence ATGTTAGATCATGTTCCCTATTTTTCTTATATCCTTAGTGCCTTTATCGGTATAGGATTGGCTGCTGCGACTGGCTTCAGAGTTTTTCTGCCTATGTTTGCAGTAAGTTTAGCTTCTTATTTCCACTGGATTCCAATGAGTGAGAATTTTGAGTGGCTTTCAGGGCTTCCTGCTCTTATTACCACCGGAATTGCCACTATTGCTGAAATTCTAGCATACTACATCCCGTTTGTGGACCATCTTTTGGATACGATCTCAGTTCCTTTAGCAACCGTGGCGGGCTCAGTTTTATTTGCCAGCCAGTTTGCAGATCTGGGCACTTTTCCCCAGTGGGCACTTGCATTAATTGCAGGAGGAGGAACTGCAGCTACGATCAGTTCAGGCTTTGCGGGGCTCCGGGCGGCTTCTACTGCAACTACGGGCGGTTTAGGCAATTCCGTTGTAGGAACTACTGAAACTGCGGGAGCCGGTGTTATGTCTATCCTGGCAATGGCAGCTCCTGTTATTGCGGCTGTTTTTGCCATAATCCTGATTATTCTTGTCGTTATTTTCGGACGGAAAGCGTGGCGGAAACTACGGGGCAGTAAAAATATTGCCAATGATATATAA
- the rnpA gene encoding ribonuclease P protein component, which translates to MQNFKYSREEKLKKNTEIALLFDKGKWRSCGNLRIIILKDKPNLPVESHKFGVSVSKRYFKKAVHRNRVKRLLRECYRLNKDLFKEAFGEKTLAMMFWVSSEMPAKFQEVEEQFIKLCQMQKKS; encoded by the coding sequence ATGCAGAACTTTAAATACTCCAGAGAAGAAAAACTCAAAAAAAACACTGAGATTGCTTTACTTTTTGATAAAGGTAAATGGAGGAGCTGTGGAAATCTGAGAATAATCATCCTGAAAGATAAACCCAACCTGCCGGTGGAAAGCCATAAGTTTGGGGTTTCAGTTTCTAAAAGGTATTTCAAGAAGGCAGTACACAGAAACAGGGTGAAAAGGCTTTTAAGGGAGTGCTATCGCCTAAACAAGGATTTGTTTAAAGAAGCTTTTGGAGAAAAGACTCTGGCCATGATGTTTTGGGTATCTTCTGAAATGCCTGCTAAATTTCAGGAAGTTGAGGAGCAGTTTATTAAGCTTTGCCAGATGCAGAAGAAATCTTAA
- a CDS encoding tRNA threonylcarbamoyladenosine dehydratase: MDKYWLERTELLIKEEGLEKLNKAKVLVIGLGGVGSFAAEFLARAGVGNMTIVDGDTVDITNINRQLPALHSTVGKHKVEVVAERLLDINPKINLLKINEFLNPERMDEVLDSDKFDYILDCIDSVTPKLCLIKAAKRRKIKLVSSMGAGGKTDPSKVMVRDISKTQNCFLARQIRKRLKKEKINKGFRCVFSNELQQEESLKMTDGTNYKRSFYGTISYIPAIFGLYAAAEVINYLVKQD, translated from the coding sequence ATGGATAAGTATTGGCTGGAGAGAACGGAACTCCTGATCAAAGAAGAAGGACTGGAAAAGCTGAATAAAGCAAAGGTATTGGTAATAGGTTTAGGAGGCGTAGGCTCTTTTGCTGCAGAATTTCTGGCCAGAGCGGGTGTAGGAAATATGACCATCGTAGACGGTGATACAGTAGATATTACTAATATCAACAGACAGCTTCCTGCGCTACATTCTACTGTAGGAAAGCATAAAGTGGAAGTAGTAGCAGAAAGGCTTCTGGATATCAACCCGAAAATTAATTTACTCAAGATCAATGAGTTCCTCAATCCTGAAAGAATGGATGAAGTTCTTGATTCTGATAAGTTTGATTATATTCTGGACTGCATCGACAGCGTTACTCCAAAATTGTGCTTGATTAAAGCTGCCAAAAGAAGAAAAATAAAACTGGTAAGCTCTATGGGAGCAGGCGGAAAAACCGATCCCAGTAAAGTAATGGTAAGGGATATCAGTAAAACCCAGAACTGTTTTCTTGCCAGACAGATCAGAAAAAGACTTAAAAAGGAAAAGATCAATAAGGGTTTCCGATGTGTATTTTCCAATGAACTTCAGCAGGAAGAAAGTCTGAAAATGACGGATGGAACCAATTACAAAAGGTCATTCTACGGCACCATCAGCTATATTCCGGCGATCTTCGGACTGTATGCTGCTGCTGAAGTGATCAATTATTTAGTGAAACAAGATTAA
- a CDS encoding TatD family hydrolase, whose product MDFFDFHHHRKDTLYGIYNINLGTIPPDSPYSIGIHPKDIAADMLEKQFSWLEANITENCLAIGECGLDSLVPASQHIQEEVFKRHILISNEVKKPMIIHCVRKFYEVISFKKKAEQAVIIHGFNKKQRIAEDLLKNNFYLSFGKAVLYHLSLQEIVKATPLNRMFLETDNEAFNIEELYSKVSELKGISVEKLNEQILENLDTIKNG is encoded by the coding sequence ATGGATTTTTTTGATTTTCACCATCATAGAAAAGATACGCTGTACGGGATCTACAATATAAATTTGGGAACCATTCCGCCGGATTCTCCTTATTCTATAGGCATACATCCTAAAGATATTGCCGCAGATATGCTGGAAAAGCAGTTTAGCTGGCTGGAAGCCAACATTACTGAAAACTGCCTGGCGATAGGCGAATGCGGGCTGGATTCCCTTGTTCCGGCATCACAACACATACAGGAAGAGGTTTTTAAGAGACATATCCTTATTTCCAATGAGGTGAAAAAACCTATGATTATTCATTGTGTAAGAAAATTTTATGAGGTAATTTCCTTTAAAAAAAAGGCTGAACAGGCCGTTATCATACATGGCTTTAACAAGAAACAGCGTATTGCGGAAGACCTGCTGAAAAATAATTTTTATTTGAGTTTTGGAAAAGCTGTTTTGTATCATCTATCTTTGCAGGAAATTGTAAAAGCCACACCTTTGAACAGGATGTTTTTAGAAACTGACAATGAGGCTTTTAACATTGAAGAACTGTATTCAAAAGTTTCGGAATTAAAGGGTATTTCTGTGGAAAAACTGAACGAACAGATTTTAGAAAATTTAGACACGATAAAGAATGGATAA
- a CDS encoding TetR/AcrR family transcriptional regulator, translated as MRKKFTEKQIHILDIAEELIAKKGYDGTSVRDICSKANINVAMISYYFGSKEKMMSYLYQYRVLKTRENFSEFADTIKDGKPEMQLREIIKYIVSQLFKYNYFHGFVTQELRHTENLKDELLDFYQLFVKKLDDVIKKGVASGVFTFTPKPEDILTMIIGSTLFVIRNKNFYELYVPSKNEEAYTKEAEKKVRMNLLLSVFAILGYAAD; from the coding sequence ATGAGAAAAAAATTTACAGAAAAACAGATCCATATTTTGGATATAGCTGAAGAGCTTATTGCCAAAAAGGGGTACGACGGAACCTCTGTAAGGGATATATGCTCCAAGGCGAACATTAATGTGGCGATGATTTCCTATTACTTCGGATCCAAGGAAAAAATGATGTCTTATCTCTATCAGTACCGTGTTCTGAAAACGAGGGAAAATTTTTCCGAATTTGCAGATACCATTAAGGATGGCAAGCCTGAAATGCAGCTGAGAGAGATCATCAAATACATTGTTTCCCAATTATTCAAATACAACTATTTCCACGGATTTGTAACCCAGGAGCTGAGACATACGGAAAATTTAAAGGATGAGCTGCTGGATTTTTATCAGCTGTTTGTGAAAAAGTTGGACGATGTCATCAAAAAAGGAGTTGCTTCAGGAGTATTTACCTTTACCCCGAAGCCTGAAGATATCCTTACCATGATCATTGGCTCTACATTATTCGTTATCAGAAATAAAAATTTCTATGAGCTCTATGTGCCGAGCAAAAATGAAGAAGCTTATACAAAAGAAGCCGAGAAAAAAGTAAGAATGAATCTTTTACTCAGTGTTTTTGCCATTTTGGGATACGCTGCAGACTAA